From a region of the Pecten maximus chromosome 18, xPecMax1.1, whole genome shotgun sequence genome:
- the LOC117316092 gene encoding zinc finger protein 717-like, whose product MDLSVKPDGSTLHTQGYSQGRRKMSLNYTTQGEGGARSGGSPPFNSSNDTFPYGLSGVSMPNYGYPGDLYQFTSNGYPRKSRTCCYCGKVFTRSTTRRYHEKRCPLLRAAVCGIMPDNGKRPGGPGTGVASGHSGHGVDKPSATSMTGVSHPSAPQIPTSHLTSHPSMVLKREQNGLGYHTSVIVKQENQDVNGATRHTHTSGHRLGADGPHDLDTNMTRLTPDSSGSSPCPPKLGDISGFSLSPYHGHGGLAFSKSPSQGSTKGDMNSLVHDEGEKDEDVKDDMENGSDLDIPDSETFQERMKDDEARANDLNFTSPGQGDALLLDGTTSNNLGDLTGTLSDDDKNSNDKSKCYFEGETICGVCGKSFESSWQLHVHEQIHKKFKPYACRFCNQRFSKAALRIAHEREHITDDYNCVICGSTFREKEGLRLHMVNRHRDGPWLCRYCGKPEVAHQEMADHLQSHDLPKEELLSLQFFLSSPLDNANNNDSDNNLNDSELNEVDNINDSELVSMSDSNDNMTSPDQQESPGENLATVDQEMMSSAELMSTGDLMSSQDMMSQEKEMCTICGRDYPKSHMAYHMKAHEGHKPYECPICGKRFGYKNNMKSHIKLHAGIKPYQCNVCGAKFTRGSTLRRHARRHGISAESVWDLFVRNSSSSQTPGQMHTPRKTVAEGSHLASSPTTLTTSKDLLTANGSYSNLFNTTTSAAMSNALLMSYHNHQAAVAASLPSFFSPLQSTSEVPPPALPGFTTSQSPQSDALNLSTHKSTSNGPPIDHRNLVEPISPTSVERSRSRSLSGSDISRPTPISAPGLAVANGTEIGIQVKMCCKMGLEPAYSSAQSPSEASIHSGDSGALYQAQSSSASLDSSTDSIATLMGSGRLFKCDHCECYFSEYAMYRIHTKIHSGGRTMPFVCPVCDEDCHDRVYFSLHISEHLR is encoded by the coding sequence ATGGATTTATCTGTTAAACCTGATGGCTCTACACTGCATACTCAGGGATATTCGCAAGGAAGAAGGAAGATGTCATTGAACTACACAACTCAGGGTGAGGGGGGAGCCAGATCGGGTGGTAGCCCCCCCTTTAATAGTTCAAACGACACCTTCCCTTACGGGCTTAGTGGCGTTAGTATGCCAAACTACGGGTATCCAGGTGACCTCTATCAATTTACATCAAATGGCTACCCTCGCAAGTCTAGAACATGTTGTTATTGCGGGAAAGTGTTCACTCGTTCAACAACACGACGCTACCATGAAAAACGTTGTCCGTTGTTACGTGCAGCTGTCTGTGGAATAATGCCGGACAACGGGAAAAGACCAGGTGGTCCGGGGACGGGTGTTGCCTCCGGTCACAGCGGACATGGAGTAGATAAGCCATCGGCTACCTCAATGACGGGTGTCAGTCACCCGTCTGCCCCCCAAATACCTACCTCACATCTGACTTCACATCCTTCCATGGTGTTGAAGCGGGAACAAAATGGACTCGGATATCATACTAGTGTTATAGTCAAACAAGAGAACCAGGATGTCAACGGTGCAACAAGGCACACTCATACGTCAGGGCATCGTTTGGGCGCGGATGGCCCGCATGATCTGGATACAAACATGACACGACTTACGCCGGATTCCAGCGGGTCATCCCCTTGCCCTCCAAAGCTTGGGGATATATCGGGATTCTCATTGTCACCCTATCATGGTCACGGTGGGTTAGCATTTTCCAAATCACCTTCGCAGGGATCAACCAAAGGTGATATGAATTCACTGGTGCATGATGAAGGTGAAAAAGATGAAGATGTGAAAGATGACATGGAAAATGGATCCGATTTGGACATTCCTGATTCAGAGACATTTCAGGAACGCATGAAAGACGACGAAGCACGAGCTAATGATTTAAACTTTACCTCACCAGGGCAAGGTGACGCCTTGCTTTTAGATGGAACTACCTCAAATAACTTGGGCGATCTGACTGGAACGCTCAGTGATGACGACAAGAACTCAAATGACAAATCAAAGTGTTACTTCGAAGGAGAAACCATATGCGGGGTATGCGGCAAAAGCTTTGAGTCATCCTGGCAGCTGCATGTTCATGAACAGATACACAAAAAATTCAAACCATACGCATGTCGTTTCTGTAACCAGCGGTTCTCAAAGGCAGCACTGCGCATAGCGCATGAACGTGAACATATCACCGACGACTATAACTGCGTCATCTGTGGTAGTACGTTCAGGGAGAAAGAGGGCTTACGACTACACATGGTGAATCGTCATAGAGATGGGCCGTGGCTATGTCGCTATTGTGGCAAGCCTGAAGTGGCTCATCAGGAGATGGCAGATCACCTCCAATCACATGACCTGCCTAAAGAAGAGCTGCTATCACTTCAGTTCTTCTTATCTTCACCCCTTGACAACGCAAATAACAACGACAGCGACAACAATCTCAATGATTCGGAGTTAAACGAAGTTGATAACATCAACGATTCGGAGCTGGTATCAATGTCCGATTCAAAtgataacatgacatcaccAGACCAACAGGAGTCACCAGGGGAGAATCTCGCTACAGTAGATCAGGAAATGATGTCATCAGCAGAACTGATGTCGACAGGAGATTTGATGTCATCACAGGATATGATGTCACAAGAGAAGGAAATGTGTACTATCTGCGGGAGGGACTATCCCAAGAGTCACATGGCTTATCACATGAAGGCACACGAGGGACACAAGCCGTATGAATGTCCTATATGTGGTAAGAGATTCGGgtacaaaaacaacatgaaGTCACATATCAAGTTACATGCGGGTATCAAACCATATCAGTGCAATGTATGTGGTGCCAAGTTCACTCGAGGCTCCACACTACGGCGCCATGCACGACGCCATGGAATTTCAGCGGagagcgtgtgggatttatTTGTGAGGAACAGCAGTTCATCCCAGACCCCAGGCCAGATGCACACCCCACGCAAGACAGTGGCTGAAGGTAGTCACCTGGCCTCCTCCCCCACAACACTCACCACCTCAAAGGACTTGCTCACAGCTAATGGATCCTACAGCAATCTCTTCAACACTACTACCTCAGCTGCCATGTCCAATGCCCTGCTCATGAGCTACCACAATCATCAGGCTGCTGTGGCAGCCTCTCTGCCCTCCTTCTTCTCCCCCCTCCAGTCTACCTCAGAAGTGCCCCCGCCGGCTTTACCAGGCTTTACGACTAGTCAGTCACCACAGTCCGATGCACTCAACCTCTCTACCCATAAATCCACCAGCAATGGACCTCCTATAGATCATCGTAATCTTGTAGAACCTATCTCCCCTACCTCAGTGGAACGGTCTAGGTCCAGATCACTCAGCGGTTCCGACATCTCCAGGCCCACACCTATATCTGCTCCAGGTCTGGCAGTTGCAAATGGGACTGAAATAGGAATTCAGGTGAAGATGTGTTGTAAGATGGGTCTAGAACCAGCCTATAGCAGTGCACAAAGCCCCAGCGAGGCAAGCATTCATTCTGGCGACAGCGGAGCGTTGTATCAGGCCCAGTCTTCATCAGCAAGTCTCGACAGCTCCACCGACTCTATAGCAACACTGATGGGGTCCGGTCGCCTATTTAAGTGCGACCATTGTGAATGCTACTTCTCAGAATATGCCATGTACCGTATCCACACAAAAATTCACTCCGGTGGGCGGACGATGCCGTTCGTCTGTCCTGTGTGCGACGAGGACTGTCATGACCGTGTCTACTTCTCGCTGCACATCTCGGAGCATTTACGGTGA